In Danaus plexippus chromosome 6, MEX_DaPlex, whole genome shotgun sequence, a single window of DNA contains:
- the LOC116778743 gene encoding LOW QUALITY PROTEIN: uncharacterized protein LOC116778743 (The sequence of the model RefSeq protein was modified relative to this genomic sequence to represent the inferred CDS: inserted 3 bases in 3 codons) has protein sequence MIGGAHLFIFSTSFYVGLQICLEEITNNGITVQWPTSFPEKNIISNPLCYYGGNLVTRNCTDNKWEPPAADLRPCMMAENIYNLSGCPPGFNKISKNNDDLCYQIGNPTEWNYPCLKSGGASIITDLSSEDTINLLQSLNARNISRYFWLPAKRQKFFNPIIWHIPGPKWGHPVESRNFLKTRFWILHTCLLLDIKENVLVTEACTEKYPSLCFYINELHYPAKCPKXYMSVRYLPDDGTCFGIEQSDTNLTFQDFVTKKCATPMVIGTVNXTRFIFKNIATLNNLPEDVWCWFTSLQRNVTSNTGNHFNSSNAFMSINSLGAVSLTNKEHVQSLPCMACQTAVIYPEAELNFEYSEEEKLIYLTIYHPSSLWKYNQYDRGIQCFSDGNGLVKVVHIDDYPVLQIKEIANYKNSDTDSVDKIXYAISLITQRSAQYWCEGHTKNFSLISTHKLVVNPLGEEVHVFSLVIKINVSTYYFLDKLEIFNNEILNNIKIMFKPKKALVMEYLEYSENHFMILLHLDIDIRNVYNDTGKNIKRTYDSLLNVAQSELSKYNYIFINISSSMYCLPTTSYDNATELNWELTAIGHIAAPKEFCLQKNGLPVKRLCSGSYLLGSIWGGVEGTCNQNYKPSYTTTFLYNFVKDQVTENDTSRFLIDGLSFVLNDVNIIIPADIYYLSMSLKHILNKADENLTKIDMGNIDNIAWAIDRVMLLDTSYLRLSQTLNSTNVILDSVGGIINRLAVREAKAGSIQRNFLSSYQLAVRPRFILQVSYPHMNNVSGIAVTRLSSDDSFISMEIKPLFINTTLEDVLSIDNLEVATWVPMNVLQTLKKINYNGSKEDVEMDEDIYIIISVFYSDVMFQELNVTYNVNSRIVGVALPPGFISNLEEPIPLIYKDLVSAGQNKHCGYWDFQMNSMGSSPGHWSNKGCYLRKTNNTLTLCQCYHLTHFGQLIDFNRAKNVSDAHARHSIPLNIISLIGSFLSLLGIMGLWITACVFQTWRKKASTKVLLHLSSSIAMPLLIMIIFNLNDTIFVEDNGVCTIKERSKIICITLGAALHYFVLSSFMWMLITAVLQFIRYVRVLGVYRPKRFMIKFTLIGWGTPLIPVIIVLVLDKENYLYRSPVYTNFKYAICYPSGFYFIVTVVVPICIILLINISLFILVMCSISKGPDGKMRTADVDLLGAQLRLSIFLIFLLGLTWIFGIFSFSNNLIWSYLFCLSSTMQGFVLFVYFIICDSQTRNLWLTLVKPQFRSMSSRESVVSLSSN, from the exons ATATGTCTAGAAGAAATAACGAATAATGGAATTACGGTACAATGGCCAACAAGCTtcccagaaaaaaatattatatcaaatccTTTGTGTTATTATGGTGGCAATTTAGTGACGCGAAATTGCACTGACAATAAATGGGAACCACCGGCTGCTGATCTACGACCCTGCATGATGGctgagaatatttataacttatcgGGCTGTCCGCCAGGTTTTAACAAGATATCAAAAAACAATGACGATTTATGCTATCAAATTGGTAATCCCACGGAATGGAACTATCCTTGTCTTAAAAGTGGGGGAGCTTCTATTATTACAGATTTAAGCAGTGAAGATACTATAAATCTCTTACAATCATTAAATGCTCGGAAtatttcaagatatttttggttaccagctaaaagacaaaaatttttcaaCCCAATTATCTGGCACATCCCTGGTCCAAAATGGGGTCACCCAGTAGAAAGtagaaattttttgaaaactaGATTTTGGATTTTACATACATGCTTACTTTTAGATATAAAGGAAAACGTTTTAGTTACGGAAGCCTGCACAGAAAAATATCCaagtttatgtttttatatcaatgaacTACATTATCCAGCGAAATGTCCGA AATACATGTCGGTTAGATATCTACCAGATGATGGAACATGTTTCGGAATAGAACAATCCGATACTAATCTAACATTCCaagattttgttacaaaaaaatgcgCAACGCCGATGGTGATAGGGACAGTGA TTACacgtttcatatttaaaaacattgccACGTTGAATAATTTACCAGAAGACGTGTGGTGCTGGTTTACTTCTCTCCAAAGAAATGTTACGTCAAACACTGGCAACCATTTTAATTCAAGCAATGCATTTATGTCCATTAACAGTTTGGGTGCCGTTAGTTTAACAAACAAAGAGCACGTACAGTCCCTCCCCTGTATGGCTTGTCAAACTGCAGTTATTTATCCAGAGGCTGAATTAAATTTCGAATACAGTGAAGaagaaaagttaatatatCTTACAATATATCATCCTTCAAGCCTGtggaaatataatcaatatgatCGAGGAATTCAGTGTTTTTCAGATGGGAATGGGTTAGTAAAGGTTGTCCACATCGACGATTATCCGGTCCTACAAATAAAGGAAATtgctaattataaaaattcagaCACAGATAGTGTGGATAAAA GTTATGCTATAAGTCTGATAACACAGAGATCAGCACAGTATTGGTGCGAAGGACATACTAAAAATTTTTCCCTCATATCAACACACAAACTGGTAGTTAATCCTTTAGGCGAAGAGGTACATGTTTTTTctcttgttataaaaataaacgtttcCACTTATTACTTTTTAGATAAGttggaaatttttaataatgaaatactaaataacataaaaattatgttcaaacCTAAAAAAGCTCTCGTAATGGAATACCTTGAATATTCTGAGAATCACTTCATGATTTTACTGCATTTAGACATTGACATAAGAAATGTGTACAATGATACaggtaaaaacattaaaaggaCATACGATTCCTTATTGAATGTAGCGCAATCGGAGTTAtccaaatacaattatatttttataaatatatccagTTCTATGTATTGCTTGCCAACAACATCTTACGATAATGCTACTGAACTAAATTGGGAACTAACGGCTATTGGGCATATAGCAGCACCGAAAGAGTTTTGTTTGCAAAAAAATGGGTTACCCGTAAAGAGATTATGCTCTGGTTCATATCTTCTAGGAAGCATTTGGGGAGGTGTAGAAGGCACATGTAATCAAAATTACAAACCGTCATATACAAcaacatttctatataattttgtgaaaGACCAAGTAACCGAAAATGATACGTCTCGTTTTCTAATTGATGGTCTGAGTTTCGTCTTAAATGATGTGAACATTATAATACCAGcggatatttattatttatctatgtCTTTAAAACATATACTGAACAAAGCTGACGAAAACCTTACTAAAATCGATATGGGAAACATCGATAATATTGCGTGGGCAATTGATAGAGTTATGCTTCTTGATACATCTTACTTGCGATTATCTCAAACACTAAATTCAACAAACGTTATTCTTGATTCAGTAGGGGGCATCATCAATAGATTAGCTGTAAGAGAAGCTAAAGCAGGTAGTATTCAACGAAATTTCTTAAGTAGCTATCAGTTGGCTGTTCGAcctcgttttattttacaagtgTCTTATCCACACATGAATAATGTAAGTGGAATTGCTGTGACCAGATTGTCCAGTGACGATTCATTTATATCTATGGAAATAAAAcccttatttataaatacaacattaGAAGATGTATTGTCAATAGATAATTTGGAAGTGGCAACTTGGGTACCGATGAATGTTTTACAAActctgaaaaaaattaactataatgGAAGTAAAGAAGACGTAGAAATGGatgaagatatttatattataataagtgtcTTCTACAGCGATGTTATGTTTCAagaattaaatgtaacatataatgtaaatagtcGAATAGTAGGAGTGGCGCTGCCACCTggttttatttccaatttagAAGAGCCAATTCCTCTGATATACAAAGACCTAGTATCTGCAGGACAGAATAAACATTGTGGGTATTGGGATTTCCAAATGAATTCAATGGGTAGTAGCCCTGGTCATTGGTCAAACAAAGGATGTTACTTAAGAAAAACCAACAACACCTTGACTCTTTGTCAATGTTATCATCTCACACATTTCGGACAGTTGATAGATTTTAATAGAGCTAAAAATGTTAGCGACGCTCATGCACGCCATTCAATACCTTTGAacattatatcattaattggAAGTTTTCTTTCCCTGTTGGGCATCATGGGTTTGTGGATCACGGCCTGTGTTTTTCAGACGTGGAGGAAAAAAGCTAGCACGAAAGTTTTACTTCACCTTTCAAGCTCAATTGCTATGCCCCTGttgattatgataatttttaatttgaatgataCAATTTTTGTCGAAGATAACGGTGTTTGTACCATTAAAGAACGttccaaaataatatgtataacattGGGTGCAGCTTTACATTACTTTGTTCTTTCTAGCTTTATGTGGATGCTTATAACTGCTGTCTTGCAATTTATAAGGTATGTGAGAGTTCTCGGTGTATACAGACCTAAAAGATTCATGATCAAATTTACCCTAATAGGTTGGGGCACTCCTCTGATACCTGTTATCATAGTATTGGTTCTTGATAAGGAGAACTACTTGTATAGATCACCGGTGTACACCAATTTTAAGTATGCAATCTGTTATCCGAGCggcttttatttcatagtaacAGTTGTTGTTCCTATATGTATAAttcttttgataaatatttctttatttattttagttatgtGCTCAATTTCCAAAGGACCTGATGGTAAAATGCGAACAGCTGACGTTGATTTGTTAGGCGCCCAGCTAAGgttgtcaatatttttgatatttctatTAGGGCTGACATGGATTTTTggtatatttagtttttctaataacttaatttgGTCTTACCTCTTCTGTTTGTCTTCTACTATGCAAGGATTTGTTTTGttcgtttatttcataatctgTGATTCCCAAACAAGAAATCTGTGGTTGACCTTAGTGAAACCCCAATTCCGTAGTATGTCATCAAGGGAGAGTGTAGTAAGCTTAAGTAGTaactaa
- the LOC116779137 gene encoding uncharacterized protein LOC116779137 yields the protein MIRDFATCHDDFSLKPPDGVLKDHTFTWLGFVQYVHVTTGLPHHSKAPRVVLIHKQFAAGTATDLLILPKNYKLGNVVFGDYERDEEDCGMTRSQVKMGLQCSRAYIEMPLIDITPHPEYSKFGVGNSLALIKLIRPVKSNYMIPICLPSLTEREKKRRNKFVFMVDYLSSVPRDFDSEKMAKKSLKMYTHKECRRHRMRSKLGSEGVTHVLCSSGCGIRPGAPIVSHAAEGTFQLIGIAAGGAPCARRAMRRRLNKEPPLYIDVYPYVTWIINFITAHVLPRPYPEHFMLVEGGTSIGIHHQYLRTRRKQKEGWKARTYVSGDYCYKSFKKQRATAFFYSEKFEVNANPPAKLSIFMQVSAGVECTIVCARLLLPNRLVIPFIDGVGGYNITISFSSFWFPYTFYFSLGLNGKNTTEKDFRNWISERKPGYW from the exons ATGATAAGAGATTTCGCCACGTGCCATGACGACTTCAGTCTGAAGCCACCAGATGGCGTTTTAAAGGACCATACATTTACATGGCTAGGATTTGTCCAATATGTTCATG taacaacAGGCCTGCCTCATCACAGCAAGGCTCCCAGGGTGGTACTCATCCACAAACAGTTTGCCGCAGGCACAGCTACCGACCTCTTAATATTaccaaaaaactataaatt GGGTAATGTAGTGTTTGGTGACTATGAGCGTGATGAGGAGGATTGTGGAATGACTCGCAGTCAGGTGAAAATGGGCCTGCAATGCTCTCGAGCGTATATAGAAATGCCCCTAATTGATATAACACCGCATCCAGAATATTCCAA ATTTGGTGTTGGAAATAGTTTGGCCCTTATAAAACTCATTCGTCCGGTCAAATcga actATATGATACCGATTTGTCTACCATCGCTTACGGAACgggaaaaaaaaagaagaaacaaATTCGTGTTCATGGTCGACTACTTAAgtt CTGTTCCAAGAGATTTTGATTCGGAAAAAATGGCcaagaaaagtttaaaaatgtacacacaTAAAGAATGCAGGAGACATCGCATGCGTTcg AAATTAGGCAGTGAGGGAGTGACGCACGTTTTATGCAGTTCAGGGTGTGGAATACGACCTGGGGCTCCTATAGTCAGTCACGCAGCTGAGGGGACATTCCAATTAATAGGAATTGCAGCCGGCGGAGCCCCATGCGCTCGTCGCGCTATGAGACGACGTCTGAACAAAGAACCACCTCTGTATATTGATGTGTACCCCTACGTTACTTggattatcaattttattaccgCTCATGTTTTGCCTCGGCCTTACCCGGAACACTTTATGCTAGTTGAAGGGGGAACga GTATCGGCATTCATCATCAGTACCTCAGAACAAGAAGGAAACAAAAGGAAGGATGGAAAGCACGTACTTATGTTTCAGGGGACTATTGTTATAAGAGCTTTAAAAAACAACGAGCTACAGCATTCTTCTATTCAGAGAAATTTGAAGTAAACGCTAACCCTCCTGCAAAGTTATCGATATTCATGCAG GTATCAGCGGGCGTCGAATGCACAATAGTATGCGCTCGTCTTTTGTTGCCAAATCGTTTGGTCATTCCGTTCATAGATGGAGTCGGAGgctataatataactatttcatTTAGCTCTTTCTGGTTCCCTTACACATTTTACTTTTCACTTGGTTTGAACGGAAAGAACACTACGGAAAAAGATTTCAGGAACTGGATCAGTGAAAGAAAGCCTGGGTATTGGTGA
- the LOC116779253 gene encoding LOW QUALITY PROTEIN: uncharacterized protein LOC116779253 (The sequence of the model RefSeq protein was modified relative to this genomic sequence to represent the inferred CDS: inserted 1 base in 1 codon) has protein sequence MKVFLLLICAVASTTASNAVAWPGAIPVASTHVKTIIPAQIDSIGYSTSQYLNAIPTQLAHQQHFGYQIALPGYHPYQPVVSASYIPSNSFLYPSFAPVVPQVPSVPVQPPQTVPSRPAEQPQGDEDSAVVDSADFPSGQQQPSGDRPQSQQPQPPIQNNPSQTSLDSKNMPAISQIPQFSGPFPQYPGQNSQFPGQLPSFPQIPQIGSNXPQLPQLPQLPQLPQFPQNPQLPMNPLFPQPPSPSSPSSPSLPLPDSGAQSNNDEDSVSVDSA, from the exons ATGAAG gtatttttattattgatatgtgCCGTGGCCAGCACCACAGCTAGCAATGCAGTAGCTTGGCCTGGTGCAATACCGGTGGCCAGTACTCACGTGAAGACCATTATCCCAGCACAAATCGACAGTATTGGCTATTCCACCAGTCAGTACTTAAATGCT atcCCGACTCAATTAGCTCATCAGCAACATTTTGGTTATCAAATTGCTTTGCCAGGATATCATCCTTATCAACCAGTTGTTAGCGCATCATACATTCCGTCCAACTCATTCCTATATCCCTCTTTTGCACCAGTTGTTCCACAAGTTCCAAGTGTCCCCGTTCAACCCCCGCAGACTGTCCCAAGCCGCCCCGCTGAGCAACCGCAAGGAGATGAAGATAGTGCTGTTGTTGATTCAGCTGATTTCCCATCCGGTCAACAACAGCCTTCTGGTGATAGGCCTCAGTCACAACAACCTCAACCGCCCATTCAGAACAATCCATCGCAAACATCTTTAGATTCAAAGAATATGCCAGCGATTTCGCAAATCCCACAATTTTCCGGTCCTTTCCCTCAATACCCAGGTCAAAATTCACAATTTCCGGGTCAATTACCCTCCTTTCCACAAATACCACAAATTGGATCTA TTCCACAACTTCCACAACTTCCACAACTTCCTCAACTTCCACAATTTCCCCAAAATCCACAATTACCAATGAACCCTCTCTTCCCTCAACCTCCTTCACCTTCTTCACCTTCTTCACCAAGTCTCCCATTGCCTGATAGTGGAGCTCAATCTAATAACGATGAAGATAGCGTATCAGTAGACAGCGCATAA
- the LOC116779266 gene encoding uncharacterized protein LOC116779266, whose protein sequence is MKMRFNHIYYFLYFTLYYTFAISSPVEKDLRDVKEEEKPLTKEVTVSDMEGINKVRVKRQSGAGKYTEAAKMPKVKQMRLFLQLFKNFWDAAYIGGSHPFHPNIPKAAIALYKQKIVEFFVPDVGRDPNKEMA, encoded by the exons ATGAAAATGCGTTTCaatcacatatattattttctctatTTCACACTTTATTACACCTTCGCCATTTCTTCTCCAGTAGAAAAAGACTTAAGAGATgttaaa GAGGAAGAAAAGCCTTTAACAAAAGAAGTCACTGTATCAGACATGGAGGGGATAAATAAGGTTCGCGTAAAACGACAAAGTGGAGCAG GGAAATATACGGAAGCCGCTAAAATGCCAAAGGTGAAACAGATGAGGCTTTTCTTGCAGTTGTTCAAGAATTTTTGGGACGCTGCATACATAGGTGGTTCACATCCCTTTCATCCCAACATACCTAAAGCGGCGATCGCGTTGTATAAACAGAAAATAGTGGAGTTCTTTGTCCCCGATGTCGGAAGAGACCCCAACAAAGAAATGGcctag